TGTTGCTGCAAAATCTGCCGAATGGAAATGTTTTTCTACAATAGATAAAAAGGCATTTACACATCAAGATGACAGCTGCGTAGACGCACCTAAAATAGACAGCATTAAAATATCGGATAAAGAAATCTATGCCTTTATTCCGGGCGACAGCCAAACATCGGTTAATAAGTGGGGAATGAATTATTATGCCCTTGCAAGTATTTCCGAAGATGGGAAAGTAATCAAAAAATTTATCGAATCAGATGACTTAAAAAAAGACGGTAAAAAAGGAGGTATCAACGGATGCTTTACGGATTCTCAATATGTGATAATGACTCCTCTTTTTAAAACCGATGATTGGAAAGGCAAGCAAAAAGTTTTTTCACTCAACACACGTGAATATTCCGATATTACCTTTCCAAGAGGAATGTCCAAACACAAACTCGAAAACATCTCAGGCGAAATATGCCTTACCTCGTTTTACGATAGAGGACTAAAAGAAATAGCATTATGCAATTGTGCTAACTTATTATATTCAATATAATTAGTTTAGAAAATGAAATCATAAGAGATGTTCATGTACAAAAAGCTGTGCACCGATAATATTAATTAGGAATTACAAGCTATGTAAAAAGGAGATATTTTATATGGAAGATGTTGATTTGATAATCAAAAAAATTGCAAAAATTTCACATGACAATTTACCTATTAAAAAAGGCTGGGAAAGATATGAAATAGATGTTTGCACCTTGTCGAAATACACGGAACTTGAGGCTTCGTATTATTTAAAAGACGGAAAGGCAATTTCGTTTAATCCCGAATATGAAAATTCAGCAGGCATTGAAGATGACTTAACTTTTGTTTTTTTGAAATTGAGGGACGAGATGTATAAACTTTCTCCTGACGAGGGGGCTTGGTTTTCGTGTAAATTTATTTTCTTTTCTTCCGGAGATTTTAAGACTGTATTTAATTACGACGATAAACCTGATTTCGAGTATACACCAAGCAAAGAACAATATATTGAAGAATTGAAAAAATATCCCAGAAAGAATACACCTAATTGGTTAAATAAAATTGTAAATTAAACTATAAGAAGAGAAAAATGAATAGATATTTTTTTAACAAGATTTTCGACAAACAGTCGAATGGAACGCATGATAAAAAAGGCGGAAAAAATATCGGCCGAACTGTGTCGTGGGTGTACTACAAAGACGAAAAACTCATAGGCGGGTCGGCATTTGATATACAACTCTTTCGGCAGATATTGGAAAACAGCACAAAGTTTTCGAGTCAGGCTCAAGAAATGATAGAGACACAAATTAAAGAACAAAATATTTTTGATTGTATTTCACTCAAAAGCTCAAAATACACCAATCGCTTTTACGAAAATAGCGGCCATAAAGCATTTATACCCGAAAGTATCTGTATGGTTGATTATTGTGAAGATGAAATCTTTGCCGTTGTGAGAATCGGAGATTGTTGTGAAATTGTTTCTTATGATTATGACATCACAGGCGAGGCGGGACAAGAGTGGTTCAATTTTATAGGAAAGAACAAGCCTATTTTTGATAAAAAAATCATTGAGAATATAAAAACGGTTTTAACGCAATACGAACAACTACAAATAAAAATACTTGAAGAAGAAGACAGACGTATTTGGGAGAAAAAAGAAAAACTTGCTTGCCGGAACAAAAGCTTACCTGCCGATACGGAACAAACTTTTTTATCACTTTGCAAATTACTCGGCATATCTCCGCAAAAAGCCAAGAAAATATACCATACAGCATTGGAGCAAGAAGATATTTGTGTCTCTTTGATAAACGATTTTATAGATTTGAACTATTTGGCAATGTTCGATTGGAAGGCGGATGTGGGAGATATTGTATACGGTTACAATCTATTAGCAAAAAAGATAAAAGCGAATATGCTTCACTTGGATAAAGATACGGAATTTGAACCGCCGGAAGTTTTCCGTAGGCTTGCTTCGATGAGTGACAAGGTATTATATCTTATCGACACAAATAGCGATTGCTATATTTTAGGTTTGTCAGATAAAGAAAATAGAGAAAAAATCATAAGTGCTTATAAACAACTGTTCAGCCTGCTTCAATCTGAGAATACGATTGAAATTGTGAACATGCTGTAATAAAGGAAAAGGAGATATAAAATGAGTATTATAAAAAGCAGGGAATCAAATAAACAGGATAAACAGCCGGCTATGCCGCAACAGAAACTTCATATCAATTTAACTAAAAACGGTTTGTATATTAATGATGAGCTTATTGAAACCCTATCAATAGATATTCTTGCGGAGAAATTCGGTGAATATAGAAAAGTATTGCGTAAGCCGACTGATGAAACAGTAAGTAAAGATGATTTAGAGGAAATATATATCTGGGATAATATGGGAATAAAGAGTTTTGTTTCCAAAGGATGTATCAGCGAACTAGACATAAGAATATGTGAAGATAGGGAATGGGAGAAAAAAGTAAAATTTTCGTTTTTCGATGTAAATCCCAAGCAGGTGTTTCCCGGCATTTTTACGATAAACGGTAAAACTATTTTGGAAGCTATACCTCAAAAAACATTGAGAGAAGCTTATATATTTTTAGAAATGAAAGTGGAAAATTGGAAAATAAATTGCTCATTGTCTAGTAAATTAAAATCGGTTCTGGATGCAATATCTTTTCAGGAGCGTTTGAGAAAATCAAAAACCGATGAGATAGCCGATTTGGTACGTGCCGAACCTGAACCTATACGGGATATAAGTTTTTGGTATAAACCGCCGAGAGTGTCAAGCGGTAAATGGAAACAGCCAAAGGCAGAAGGTAAAGTACTGACATTTACAAACTTCAATTTTAAACTTGCTGTTATCCAAGAGCTGATGTATGAACAAGAATTGCTTAAACCGAAATTTGATGTATATGATTTTTGTAATGATTATGCAAAAAAAGAAATAGATCCCGATGATTACTGCGATAAAATGATACCTGAAGTAAAAAGCTGGTTTCAGCAATTGGAAATTCCTGCTGAATTGGCCCCAAAGGTAACACAGCTGTTTCTTGATGGCGGAAATGAAATTAATATGCAGCTTATTCCGCAATGGGACGGCGAGGATGATCTATTTGATATTAAATCTATTTCTGATGAGGAGTTGGCACAGTTTCCAAACTTAAAACTTATTGACGGCACCGTTATTTATATTTCCGAAAAAGCAAAGAAAAAACTTATCAAGAAAGGAATTAATATTGCAGAATAAAAGTTTTATATGGAAAGAAAAACTTTAAATTTGTAGGAGTTAAAAAATGAATGGAGAAGAATTTGTAAAACTTTGCTATAAAGAAAAAGAAACTATTTTGAATGAATATTTTAGCGAAAGTTCTTCCACAGCAGTTGCAAAAAAAGTAAAGAATTTAATGCGAGCCGGAGTCGGTAAAGATGATTTATATAAACTCATAGATTCGGTTATGACAGATGCTTATTATACATTACTTCTCGGATTAGATGGAGCGGCTTCTTTGGGCGGTAAACAAATATCATATAAAATCTACGACGAAAAAGGAACCTTGTTAAATAAATACGGCGAAATTGAAGAACATGCATTTACATATTTTATGGAAAGATAAAACTAAAGTTTGTCAAAAAGGATATATTATGCTTCATTTGGAAAAAGTAAACGGGAAAAACATTTGGGATATTTTGAAACTGCAGGTATCGGAAACACAGAAAAGCTTTGTTGCTGCCAACGATATAAGCATCATTGAAGCCTACATTACAATCACCGCAAATGGTTATGCATTTCCATTCGGGATATATGACAATGAAACACCGGTCGGATTTTTGATGATCGGTTTTGATGTTCATGACTATTGGATTGACGCACCTGAAATAGCAAAAGGAAATTATAATCTTTGGCGGCTGATGATTGATAAAGCGTATCAAAACAATGGATTTGGAAAAGAAGCAGTTAAATTGGCTCTAGATTTTGTTAAGACTTTTCCTTGCGGAAAAGCTGAATATTGTTGGTTGTCTTATGAACCTGAAAATCAAGTTGCACGTAAACTTTATAGCTCATTCGGTTTTGTTGAAACAGGAGATATGGATGGAGAAGAACTTATCGCAGCGTTAAAGCTATAATATAAAAAGATAGAAAAGCGAGTATTTATATGAATTAAGCGAAAAAACTTATGGAGGAAAACGTTGATAATAAACTATTGCAGCATATATGGCGACAGTGACGAGCGTAATCTGTATTTCGACATGGGCGATAAAATAAAAATAGACTATTGTGAAGTATGTAAGATGGTATTAAACCGTGATGAAGCAATTTTACAAGCAGCAAAGATAGTTAAAATACGAAAAAAGAAATTTTTCTTTGGTACTTTAGATGGTGTATCTATCGCAAGTCAGCGATTTTATGATATATATCATACATATAATATGCAAGGAATTGAGTTTATTCCGTTTGAAAAATCGCATGGATACTATGTTTGCAAATTTTTGTATACAATGCACTTTGATATTGTACGGTCAAAGTCGGTGCGTATCGAATACCAGGGTAAAGTTTCTTACGGCATCTTGGATAATGGAAATTGCAGTGTTTGCAAAAGAAGTTTCGGGCATCATCACCCATGGCCGTACCGAATGACAGTTGAAGATGAGAAAAAATTAAATTCAAATACATTTTATCGCAGCGATATTGAATTTGGGGAAATGAATTTTCAACACCCTCTTTTGTGGGCAACCGACGGAATTATCCAAGCTTTTACAAAAGAAAAATGCAGAATATTCTACAAAAATGTTGAAGGTAATTTTGGGAAAGGAGACTGTGGTAAAGCAGTATTATAAAACCGAAATATAAATATATTTGGAGGAAAGAAAATTGAATAAAACATTATTTTTAGGAGCGGTGCTTATTGCAATGACAGGCGGCAGTGCCGGTGTAAATGCCGAAAATGCAGGCATGCTGCCTACCGGTAAGACGTATACGGTAAACGGCGTATCGTTTACGATGATAACCATTCCTGCCGTAACGGACGGTACCCTCGGATACGGAGAATACGACGAAAATCCTGCACATACGGTCAGCTTACCGGCCTACCGGATCGGCGAAACGGAGGTAACGCAGGAGTTGTGGCAAGCAGTGATGGGCAATAACCCGAGCGGTTTTAACGGTAATGACGAAGAAACGAAACCTGCCGGCGGCGAAGAACAAAAAAGGCGACCGGTAGAAATGATAAACTGGTATCAGGCAATCGCCTTTTGCAACAAGCTCAGTTTGAAGCTCGGCCTTGAACCCTGTTATACGGTAACGGTTAAAGGAAAACCGATAGACTTTGCCTCACTTCCGTTTGATAAAATTCCTTCTGAGGATGAATATATGCCTCAAAAGGATCGAATTATAAAGGCATGGGATGCCGTAACTGTGGATATAAGCAAAAACGGATTCCGCTTGCCGTCGGAGGCCGAATGGGAATGGGCAGCAAAAGGCGGCGTTGAAAGCCGATGGGCGGGCTCCGATGACGAAGAAGAAGTCGATCGATATATGTGGCATGATGGGAATAGTGAAAACCGAACCCATGAAGTAAAAAAACTGAAACCGAACGGATACGGGCTCTACGATATGAGCGGCAACGTGTGGGAATGGTGCTGGGACCGCTTCAAAGATTTTTTGCCTGACTCGCTTGTAGAAGCAGGTGTCGTTGACATTGACGATATTCCCGATTCCTGCCGT
The DNA window shown above is from Treponema denticola and carries:
- a CDS encoding GNAT family N-acetyltransferase, translating into MLHLEKVNGKNIWDILKLQVSETQKSFVAANDISIIEAYITITANGYAFPFGIYDNETPVGFLMIGFDVHDYWIDAPEIAKGNYNLWRLMIDKAYQNNGFGKEAVKLALDFVKTFPCGKAEYCWLSYEPENQVARKLYSSFGFVETGDMDGEELIAALKL
- a CDS encoding DUF6892 domain-containing protein: MSIIKSRESNKQDKQPAMPQQKLHINLTKNGLYINDELIETLSIDILAEKFGEYRKVLRKPTDETVSKDDLEEIYIWDNMGIKSFVSKGCISELDIRICEDREWEKKVKFSFFDVNPKQVFPGIFTINGKTILEAIPQKTLREAYIFLEMKVENWKINCSLSSKLKSVLDAISFQERLRKSKTDEIADLVRAEPEPIRDISFWYKPPRVSSGKWKQPKAEGKVLTFTNFNFKLAVIQELMYEQELLKPKFDVYDFCNDYAKKEIDPDDYCDKMIPEVKSWFQQLEIPAELAPKVTQLFLDGGNEINMQLIPQWDGEDDLFDIKSISDEELAQFPNLKLIDGTVIYISEKAKKKLIKKGINIAE
- a CDS encoding immunity protein YezG family protein, translating into MEDVDLIIKKIAKISHDNLPIKKGWERYEIDVCTLSKYTELEASYYLKDGKAISFNPEYENSAGIEDDLTFVFLKLRDEMYKLSPDEGAWFSCKFIFFSSGDFKTVFNYDDKPDFEYTPSKEQYIEELKKYPRKNTPNWLNKIVN
- a CDS encoding DUF6630 family protein, which translates into the protein MNRYFFNKIFDKQSNGTHDKKGGKNIGRTVSWVYYKDEKLIGGSAFDIQLFRQILENSTKFSSQAQEMIETQIKEQNIFDCISLKSSKYTNRFYENSGHKAFIPESICMVDYCEDEIFAVVRIGDCCEIVSYDYDITGEAGQEWFNFIGKNKPIFDKKIIENIKTVLTQYEQLQIKILEEEDRRIWEKKEKLACRNKSLPADTEQTFLSLCKLLGISPQKAKKIYHTALEQEDICVSLINDFIDLNYLAMFDWKADVGDIVYGYNLLAKKIKANMLHLDKDTEFEPPEVFRRLASMSDKVLYLIDTNSDCYILGLSDKENREKIISAYKQLFSLLQSENTIEIVNML
- a CDS encoding formylglycine-generating enzyme family protein is translated as MNKTLFLGAVLIAMTGGSAGVNAENAGMLPTGKTYTVNGVSFTMITIPAVTDGTLGYGEYDENPAHTVSLPAYRIGETEVTQELWQAVMGNNPSGFNGNDEETKPAGGEEQKRRPVEMINWYQAIAFCNKLSLKLGLEPCYTVTVKGKPIDFASLPFDKIPSEDEYMPQKDRIIKAWDAVTVDISKNGFRLPSEAEWEWAAKGGVESRWAGSDDEEEVDRYMWHDGNSENRTHEVKKLKPNGYGLYDMSGNVWEWCWDRFKDFLPDSLVEAGVVDIDDIPDSCRVFRGGGIDIDIYNAALPIRLFYTPDFHAGSLGLRLACRL